Proteins encoded by one window of Armatimonadota bacterium:
- a CDS encoding GntR family transcriptional regulator: MEEGKVSVRPQRTEDYCYEALRRAILEGRLLPNQRLVEVELARTFGVGRAAVRTALVRLEQEGIVQREPNRGARVRLVTESEAVEILEARAALECLTVRYAARRATPEDIGELQKVLRRMEVCRERGDPLGYSEMNHELHRILLRIAGHATAARLIDVLQVQNVRYRYRTVLIPGRLARSLEEHRAIVEAVARGDPDGAEAAMRHHLQQVIEAMRQAAQMDHLRRVWNLD; the protein is encoded by the coding sequence ATGGAAGAGGGAAAGGTCTCCGTCCGACCGCAACGGACAGAGGACTACTGCTACGAGGCCCTACGCCGCGCCATCCTAGAGGGACGGCTGCTCCCCAACCAGCGGCTCGTGGAGGTGGAGCTGGCCCGGACGTTCGGCGTCGGCCGCGCGGCGGTGCGCACCGCGCTGGTACGGCTGGAGCAGGAAGGGATCGTCCAACGGGAGCCCAACCGGGGAGCACGGGTGCGGTTGGTGACCGAGTCGGAGGCCGTGGAGATCCTAGAAGCCCGGGCGGCGCTGGAGTGCCTGACCGTACGATACGCGGCCCGTCGGGCGACCCCCGAGGACATCGGAGAGCTCCAGAAGGTCCTGCGCCGTATGGAGGTTTGCCGGGAGCGGGGCGACCCGCTGGGCTACTCGGAGATGAACCACGAACTTCACCGGATCCTTCTCCGCATCGCCGGGCACGCGACCGCGGCCCGGCTGATCGATGTCCTGCAGGTCCAGAACGTGCGGTATCGCTACCGGACCGTGTTGATCCCCGGCCGGCTCGCCCGATCCCTGGAGGAACACCGGGCCATCGTGGAAGCGGTGGCAAGGGGCGATCCGGACGGTGCGGAAGCCGCCATGCGCCATCACCTCCAGCAGGTGATCGAGGCCATGCGTCAGGCGGCCCAGATGGATCACCTTCGGCGGGTTTGGAATCTGGACTGA
- the speE gene encoding polyamine aminopropyltransferase: MEEWFRDTGAEGFANAYRIEEVLFDGRSRYQHVQVVRNAFFGRMLLLDEAVQTTEADEFIYHEMLAHLPLVTHPAPTSLLIIGGGDGGLLEEALKHPLRRAVMVEIDELVVEVIRRYIPEIPKGAFEDPRVELRFEDGFTYVRRTESRFDVALVDSTDPQGPSVPLFSAEFYGDLYRVLTEEGVLAVQSGSPLYQRDLILQVRRNLKQHFPIVRTFLVSIPTYPGAFWSFTLGSKGPDPLAISPGVIEDRIAGMNLQYYTAARHHESLTAPPFLREVLEA; this comes from the coding sequence ATGGAGGAGTGGTTTCGGGACACCGGTGCGGAAGGGTTCGCCAACGCGTATCGCATTGAGGAAGTGCTCTTCGACGGACGTTCCCGGTACCAGCACGTGCAGGTGGTGCGCAACGCGTTCTTCGGCCGGATGCTCTTGCTGGACGAGGCGGTGCAGACCACGGAGGCGGACGAGTTCATCTACCACGAGATGCTGGCCCATCTCCCCCTCGTCACGCACCCCGCCCCCACCTCCCTCCTCATCATCGGAGGAGGGGATGGTGGACTCCTGGAGGAAGCCCTCAAGCATCCCCTGAGGCGGGCGGTCATGGTGGAGATCGACGAGCTGGTGGTGGAGGTCATCCGACGGTACATCCCGGAGATCCCGAAGGGCGCCTTCGAGGACCCCCGGGTGGAGCTCCGATTCGAGGATGGATTCACCTACGTCCGCCGCACGGAGAGCCGGTTCGACGTGGCCCTGGTGGATTCCACGGACCCCCAGGGCCCCTCCGTGCCCTTGTTCAGCGCGGAGTTCTACGGGGATCTTTACCGCGTCCTCACGGAGGAGGGCGTGCTGGCCGTGCAGAGCGGTTCCCCCCTCTACCAGCGCGATCTCATCCTCCAGGTCCGGCGGAACCTGAAGCAGCACTTCCCCATCGTCCGCACCTTCCTGGTCTCCATCCCTACCTACCCGGGGGCCTTTTGGTCCTTCACCCTGGGCTCCAAGGGACCAGATCCGCTGGCGATCTCCCCCGGGGTGATCGAGGACCGGATCGCGGGGATGAACCTCCAGTACTACACCGCGGCCCGCCACCACGAATCCCTCACGGCCCCGCCCTTCCTGCGCGAGGTGCTTGAGGCGTAG
- a CDS encoding acetyl-CoA carboxylase biotin carboxylase subunit yields the protein MGVSRVLIANRGEIAVRIIRACRALGLEAVLAVSEADRESLPARMADRVVCIGPASAQHSYLNIGAIVAAALGTGADAVHPGYGFLAESPELAEACAEYGLVFVGPRPEQIRLMGNKLEARRLAERCGVPVLPGSEPVRSAGEAVRKAEEIGFPVMLKAAAGGGGRGMKVAHTPRELEAHFAAAAGEARAAFGDDTLYLERYVPHARHVEVQILADAHGTVLHLGDRDCSLQRRHQKVVEEALAPNLSDSLRTSLWSAAVTLARSMGYLNAGTLEFLVDVEAERFYFLEMNTRIQVEHPVTEAVTGIDIVQEQFRIAAGEPLRWRQEEVRFAGHAIECRLTAEDATRAFQPSPGRITVWNAPQGPGIRLDTHCFAGYEVPVYYDSLLGKLIAYGQDREEAVRRMQEALGAFRVEGIATTIPFLRFVVSTPEFQEGRVHTRLLQDLIHRWQALGAATPGRVP from the coding sequence GTGGGCGTTTCCCGGGTCCTCATCGCCAACCGGGGAGAGATCGCGGTCCGGATCATCCGGGCGTGCCGGGCGCTGGGGCTGGAGGCCGTACTCGCCGTCTCGGAGGCGGATCGGGAGAGCCTCCCGGCCCGGATGGCGGACCGGGTGGTGTGCATCGGTCCCGCCAGTGCCCAGCACAGCTACCTCAACATCGGGGCCATCGTCGCGGCCGCCCTCGGGACCGGAGCGGATGCCGTACACCCGGGATATGGGTTTTTGGCGGAGTCCCCGGAGCTGGCGGAGGCGTGCGCGGAGTACGGGCTCGTGTTCGTCGGGCCCAGGCCCGAGCAGATCCGGCTCATGGGCAACAAGCTGGAGGCCCGGCGGCTGGCGGAGCGGTGCGGGGTGCCGGTGCTCCCGGGTTCCGAGCCGGTCCGGTCTGCGGGAGAGGCGGTGCGGAAGGCGGAGGAAATCGGCTTCCCGGTGATGCTCAAGGCAGCCGCGGGGGGCGGGGGGCGGGGGATGAAGGTGGCGCATACCCCCCGGGAGCTGGAGGCGCACTTCGCGGCGGCCGCGGGGGAGGCCCGGGCGGCCTTCGGGGATGACACCCTGTACCTGGAGCGGTACGTCCCGCACGCCCGGCACGTGGAGGTCCAGATCCTCGCGGATGCCCATGGCACCGTGCTTCACCTGGGAGATCGGGACTGCTCCCTCCAGCGGCGGCACCAGAAGGTGGTCGAGGAAGCCCTCGCCCCAAATCTCTCCGACTCCCTGCGGACTTCCCTCTGGAGCGCGGCGGTGACCCTTGCTCGATCCATGGGGTACCTGAACGCGGGGACTCTGGAGTTCCTGGTGGACGTGGAGGCGGAACGGTTCTACTTCCTGGAGATGAACACCCGCATCCAGGTGGAACACCCCGTCACGGAGGCCGTAACCGGCATCGACATCGTCCAGGAGCAGTTCCGCATCGCGGCAGGGGAACCCCTCCGCTGGCGTCAGGAGGAGGTCCGGTTCGCGGGGCACGCCATCGAGTGCCGCCTAACCGCGGAGGACGCGACGAGGGCCTTCCAACCTTCCCCGGGGAGGATCACCGTCTGGAATGCCCCCCAGGGGCCGGGGATCCGGTTGGACACCCACTGTTTTGCGGGGTATGAGGTCCCCGTCTACTACGACTCCCTCCTCGGCAAGCTCATCGCGTACGGCCAGGATCGGGAGGAGGCCGTCCGGCGGATGCAGGAAGCGCTGGGGGCCTTCCGGGTGGAGGGGATCGCCACCACCATTCCCTTCCTGCGGTTTGTGGTCTCCACCCCGGAGTTCCAGGAAGGCCGGGTGCACACCCGCCTGCTCCAGGACCTGATCCACCGGTGGCAGGCCCTGGGAGCGGCGACACCCGGGCGGGTTCCCTGA
- a CDS encoding biotin/lipoyl-containing protein: MEDRIGFLSEAEIEQIVKLVEVLERSSFDFLQLEVGDLKLTISKGGRGEEREGGPSRKEDERSSLPRTQESAAIPPSPVGVRETPRSGPGGEEPSPKREQDGSATSPTATAVEEAVFIRAPIVGRFYAQPEPGAPPFVTVGTFVEEDTTVGLIEVMKVFNAVRAGVRGVITEILVQDGQFVEFGQPLFRVRPA, encoded by the coding sequence GTGGAGGACCGGATCGGCTTTCTCTCCGAGGCGGAGATCGAGCAGATCGTCAAACTGGTGGAGGTCCTGGAGCGATCCTCCTTTGACTTCCTGCAGCTGGAAGTCGGGGATCTGAAGCTCACCATCAGCAAGGGCGGAAGGGGAGAGGAGCGGGAGGGGGGCCCGTCCCGGAAGGAGGACGAGCGATCCTCTCTGCCCCGGACCCAGGAATCCGCCGCGATTCCCCCCTCCCCGGTAGGGGTAAGGGAGACCCCCCGCAGTGGGCCCGGAGGAGAGGAGCCCTCCCCCAAACGGGAACAGGACGGCTCCGCGACCTCTCCCACGGCGACCGCGGTGGAGGAGGCGGTGTTCATCCGAGCCCCCATCGTGGGCCGATTTTACGCCCAACCCGAACCGGGGGCCCCGCCTTTTGTGACGGTGGGCACCTTCGTGGAGGAGGACACCACCGTGGGCCTCATCGAGGTGATGAAGGTGTTCAACGCGGTGCGGGCGGGCGTGCGGGGGGTCATCACGGAAATCCTGGTTCAGGACGGTCAGTTCGTGGAGTTCGGTCAGCCCCTCTTCCGGGTCCGTCCCGCCTGA
- a CDS encoding 4-carboxy-4-hydroxy-2-oxoadipate aldolase/oxaloacetate decarboxylase: MSSLSPVDPKELAALGVATLYEASGRAGLVEGPLIQVVPGSRAAGPARTVLCGQDDNLMVHAVMDQVRPQEVLVLTMPRPAPVALVGELLAIQAKRRGAAALLVDAAVRDVEALRDLGLPIWTRYVSVRGATKDVVGAINVPVTVGGAEIRPGDWVVLDADGAVVIAAERLPEVVQAARARAVREQDLRRKLEAGQLTYDLHGLRAKVEGTAAPRSPRP; the protein is encoded by the coding sequence ATGAGCTCCCTCTCTCCGGTGGACCCGAAGGAACTGGCAGCGCTCGGCGTGGCCACGCTCTACGAGGCGAGCGGCCGGGCGGGTCTCGTGGAGGGTCCTCTGATCCAGGTGGTTCCTGGGAGTCGGGCCGCGGGGCCGGCCCGCACGGTCCTGTGCGGCCAGGACGACAACCTCATGGTCCACGCGGTCATGGATCAGGTGCGGCCGCAGGAGGTCCTCGTGCTCACCATGCCCAGGCCCGCACCGGTTGCCCTCGTGGGGGAGCTGCTGGCCATCCAGGCCAAGAGGCGGGGGGCTGCGGCACTCCTGGTGGACGCCGCGGTCCGGGACGTGGAAGCCCTCCGCGACCTGGGCCTCCCCATCTGGACACGGTACGTGAGCGTCCGGGGCGCCACGAAGGATGTGGTGGGGGCCATCAACGTGCCGGTGACCGTGGGGGGTGCGGAGATCCGCCCCGGAGACTGGGTGGTCCTGGACGCGGACGGGGCGGTGGTCATCGCCGCGGAGCGCCTCCCGGAGGTCGTGCAGGCCGCCCGGGCCCGTGCGGTGCGCGAACAGGATCTGCGGCGAAAGCTCGAGGCGGGACAGCTCACCTACGACCTCCACGGCCTGCGCGCCAAGGTGGAAGGGACCGCGGCCCCCCGATCCCCGAGGCCGTAA
- a CDS encoding catechol 2,3-dioxygenase, which yields MSELMGPTIPPSPPSCDLAHLAHLELLTPKLEESLRFFVDVMGMTITEQSGDSVYLRGWDDYAHHTLKLTAARLPGMGHFAFRAASPEALNRRVQALERSGYGVGWIEGDRGHGPAYQFRTPDGHLGEIFYEVEWYRPTEETRPALKNQASRFPARGANLRRLDHINLFAADVRATRILMQEALGCRLTEIIIFDDGSEKGAWVTTNNKGYEVAITEDQTGARGRFHHVCYAVDSREEVLRAADICLEHGIFIEYGPYKHAVQQTFFLYVYEPGGNRVEIGCPGARLILAPDWRPIVWSEAERKRGQAWGMPTVATFHTYGTPPVEVAVR from the coding sequence ATGAGTGAGCTCATGGGCCCGACGATTCCCCCGAGCCCCCCGAGTTGTGATCTCGCCCACCTCGCCCACCTGGAGCTCCTCACCCCCAAGCTGGAGGAAAGTCTCCGGTTCTTCGTGGACGTCATGGGGATGACCATCACCGAACAGTCCGGGGACTCCGTGTACCTGCGCGGGTGGGACGACTATGCCCATCACACCCTGAAGCTCACGGCCGCGAGGCTGCCTGGGATGGGCCACTTCGCCTTCCGCGCCGCAAGCCCGGAGGCCCTCAACCGTCGGGTCCAGGCTCTGGAGCGGTCGGGCTACGGCGTGGGGTGGATCGAGGGGGATCGGGGGCACGGCCCCGCCTATCAGTTCCGGACCCCGGACGGCCACCTGGGGGAGATCTTCTACGAGGTGGAGTGGTACCGGCCCACGGAGGAGACGAGGCCCGCGTTGAAGAACCAGGCCTCCCGATTTCCCGCGCGAGGTGCCAATCTCCGACGGCTGGATCACATCAACCTGTTCGCCGCGGACGTGCGTGCCACCCGGATCTTGATGCAGGAGGCCCTGGGCTGCCGGCTCACGGAGATCATCATCTTCGACGACGGCTCGGAGAAGGGCGCGTGGGTGACCACGAACAACAAGGGCTATGAGGTGGCCATCACGGAGGACCAGACGGGAGCGCGCGGGCGGTTCCACCACGTGTGCTATGCGGTGGACAGTCGGGAGGAGGTCCTGCGGGCCGCGGACATCTGCCTGGAGCACGGGATCTTCATCGAGTACGGGCCCTACAAGCACGCGGTCCAGCAGACGTTCTTCCTCTACGTGTACGAGCCCGGCGGCAACCGGGTGGAGATCGGGTGTCCGGGTGCCCGCCTGATCCTGGCTCCGGACTGGAGGCCCATCGTGTGGAGCGAGGCGGAGCGCAAGAGAGGACAGGCTTGGGGGATGCCCACCGTGGCCACCTTCCACACCTACGGGACGCCTCCCGTGGAGGTGGCGGTGCGCTGA
- a CDS encoding arginine decarboxylase, pyruvoyl-dependent, producing MWSVPKAITLTSGSGEGSTEINAFDRALLNAGIANLNFLRVTSILPAGCRIVPMRRIPAGTLMPAVYARITSHVPGERIAAAIGVGFSEDSYGVIMEYSHRGTAENAEQIVRRMVREAFESRDLRLREVVVESTEHVVERIGCSVAAVLFWPE from the coding sequence ATGTGGTCGGTGCCGAAGGCCATCACCCTGACCTCGGGGTCCGGGGAGGGGAGCACGGAGATCAACGCGTTTGACCGGGCCCTCCTCAACGCCGGGATTGCGAACCTGAACTTCCTCCGGGTCACCAGCATCCTGCCCGCCGGCTGCCGGATCGTTCCCATGCGGAGGATCCCCGCGGGGACCCTCATGCCCGCGGTGTACGCACGGATCACCAGCCACGTCCCCGGGGAACGGATCGCGGCCGCCATCGGCGTGGGCTTCAGCGAGGACTCGTACGGGGTGATCATGGAGTACTCCCACCGGGGGACCGCGGAGAACGCGGAGCAGATCGTCCGCCGGATGGTGCGGGAAGCCTTTGAGAGCCGTGATCTGCGGTTGCGGGAGGTGGTGGTGGAGTCCACGGAGCACGTGGTGGAGCGCATCGGGTGCTCCGTGGCCGCCGTCCTCTTCTGGCCCGAGTGA
- a CDS encoding DUF6282 family protein: protein MGEEIRAPSERAQAVVRGAYDLHVHTGPDALPRRCHDIEAARGFLHRGLAGFAIKSHYTSTAARARLVNLLVPGIRAFGALCLNAAVGGMNPVAVEIAAREGARIIWMPTVDAENEARALREGRTSEKAPYWARLQEELRQKGVSYDPVRVVDGSGRVRPETREVLRAIARHDLVLATGHLSRDEIFAVVEAAKQEGIRRLVITHPDFPTQDLPMEDQRLLAREGALLERCFATAHTGKISWAELCTRIREVGVEHSLLSSDLGQPTAPPPEDGLALMADRLLEAGFSEEEIRIMAVRNPQRLVDGES, encoded by the coding sequence ATGGGCGAGGAGATCCGGGCGCCCTCGGAGCGGGCGCAGGCGGTGGTTCGCGGCGCGTACGACCTTCACGTGCATACCGGCCCGGACGCCCTCCCCCGCCGTTGTCACGATATCGAGGCGGCGCGGGGATTTCTCCATCGCGGGCTGGCGGGATTTGCCATCAAGTCCCACTACACCTCCACCGCGGCCCGGGCGCGCCTGGTGAACCTCCTGGTGCCCGGCATTCGGGCATTCGGTGCCCTCTGCCTGAACGCCGCCGTGGGCGGCATGAACCCCGTGGCGGTGGAGATCGCGGCGCGGGAGGGCGCCCGGATCATCTGGATGCCCACGGTGGACGCGGAGAACGAGGCCCGGGCCCTCCGGGAGGGGCGCACATCTGAAAAGGCTCCCTACTGGGCCCGCCTCCAGGAGGAGCTGCGTCAGAAGGGGGTCTCCTATGATCCCGTGCGGGTGGTGGACGGATCCGGGAGGGTGCGGCCCGAAACCCGCGAGGTCCTGCGGGCCATCGCGCGGCACGACCTCGTCCTCGCCACGGGACACCTGAGCCGCGACGAGATCTTCGCGGTGGTGGAAGCCGCCAAGCAGGAGGGCATCCGTCGCTTGGTCATCACCCACCCGGACTTTCCCACGCAGGACCTCCCCATGGAGGACCAGCGCCTCCTGGCCCGGGAAGGAGCCCTGCTGGAACGGTGCTTTGCGACCGCGCATACAGGGAAAATATCGTGGGCGGAGCTGTGCACCAGGATCCGGGAGGTGGGGGTGGAGCACTCCCTCCTCAGCAGCGACCTCGGACAACCCACCGCTCCCCCGCCCGAGGACGGCCTCGCCTTGATGGCAGACCGGCTCCTGGAAGCCGGATTTTCTGAGGAAGAGATCCGCATCATGGCGGTGCGCAATCCACAGCGGCTCGTGGACGGTGAGTCCTAA
- the tuf gene encoding elongation factor Tu → MAKPKFERKKPHVNIGTIGHVDHGKTTLTAAITHAMAHYGLAQPKGYYDIDNAPEERARGLTINISHVEYETEKRHYAHVDCPGHADYIKNMITGAAQMDGAILVVSAADGPMPQTREHILLARQVNVPAIVVFLNKVDMVDDPELLELVEVEVRELLSRYGFPGDEVPVVKGSALKALEALEGNPNIRRGDDPWVDKIYELMDAVDNYIPLPVRDVDKPFLMSVEDVFSITGRGTVATGRVERGRIKLGEEVEIVGFRAEPRKTVVTGLEMFRKVLDEAVAGDNIGILLRGVERDDVERGMVIAKPGTIKPHTKFLAEVYVLTKEEGGRHTPFFSGYRPQFYFRTTDVTGTIKLPSGVEMVMPGDNVNLEVELIAPIALEEGLRFAIREGGRTVGAGVVTKILE, encoded by the coding sequence ATGGCGAAGCCGAAGTTCGAGCGGAAGAAGCCTCACGTGAACATCGGGACCATTGGGCACGTGGACCATGGCAAGACCACCCTAACCGCGGCCATCACCCACGCCATGGCCCACTATGGCTTGGCGCAGCCCAAGGGGTACTACGACATCGACAACGCCCCCGAGGAGCGGGCCCGAGGACTCACCATCAACATCAGCCACGTGGAGTATGAGACCGAGAAGCGGCACTACGCGCACGTGGACTGCCCGGGGCACGCGGACTACATCAAGAACATGATCACGGGTGCCGCGCAGATGGACGGGGCCATCCTGGTGGTGAGTGCCGCGGACGGCCCCATGCCCCAGACCCGGGAGCACATCCTCCTGGCGCGGCAGGTCAACGTCCCCGCCATCGTGGTCTTCCTCAACAAGGTGGACATGGTGGATGACCCGGAGCTCCTGGAGCTCGTGGAGGTCGAGGTCCGGGAGCTGTTGAGCCGATACGGGTTCCCCGGGGACGAGGTGCCGGTGGTGAAAGGGTCCGCCCTCAAGGCCTTGGAGGCCCTGGAGGGCAACCCCAACATCCGGCGGGGGGACGACCCCTGGGTGGACAAGATCTACGAGCTCATGGATGCGGTGGACAACTACATCCCGCTGCCCGTTCGGGACGTGGACAAGCCCTTCCTCATGAGCGTGGAGGATGTGTTCTCCATCACGGGGCGGGGAACCGTGGCCACGGGTCGGGTGGAACGGGGCCGCATCAAGCTGGGCGAGGAAGTGGAGATCGTGGGATTCCGGGCGGAGCCCCGGAAGACGGTGGTGACGGGGCTGGAGATGTTCCGGAAGGTCCTGGACGAGGCCGTGGCAGGGGACAACATCGGGATCCTGCTGCGCGGGGTGGAGCGGGACGACGTGGAGCGGGGCATGGTCATCGCCAAACCGGGCACCATCAAGCCCCACACGAAGTTCCTGGCGGAGGTGTACGTGCTCACCAAGGAGGAGGGGGGTCGGCATACCCCCTTCTTCAGCGGATACCGGCCCCAGTTCTACTTCCGGACCACGGACGTCACGGGGACCATCAAGCTCCCCAGCGGGGTGGAGATGGTCATGCCGGGCGACAACGTGAACCTGGAGGTGGAGCTCATCGCCCCCATCGCCCTGGAAGAGGGGCTGCGGTTCGCCATCCGGGAAGGGGGGAGGACCGTGGGGGCAGGGGTTGTGACCAAGATCCTGGAGTGA
- the rpmG gene encoding 50S ribosomal protein L33: MAREIITLACTVCKRRNYVTQKNKKNDPDRLELRKYCRWCRKHTPHRETR, encoded by the coding sequence ATGGCCCGGGAGATCATCACGCTGGCGTGTACGGTGTGCAAGCGGCGGAACTACGTGACCCAGAAGAATAAGAAGAACGATCCCGATCGGCTGGAATTGCGGAAGTACTGCCGGTGGTGCCGCAAGCACACCCCACACCGGGAGACGAGGTAG
- a CDS encoding ABC transporter substrate-binding protein, which translates to MRKMVALAVGVALAVVLSIQGVVGLAGPAERPQRGGVLRVADEPAGGPFGVPWIMPVFGIIAAMPVYEAPVWVDAYNRVLPRLAERWEVAPDRKALILRLRRGVLFHDGTEMTAEAVKFSLEGYIQARRVPAYIKSADVLDRYTVRVNLEKWDNGIYISLSAVLITSPATVQRLGQERAQWQPVGTGPFRIVRYDPNAYADYVRFNQYWDRGKPYLDRLELRFIRDEQTRKAALLARQLDIAGFGDPAIIAELRDTGRFQLITGPPGAGILMIIPDSANSDSPFADRRVREAVAYAVDRDAIARALGRGNWRPWNQIAHPFSPAALQDYPGPSYNPARAKELLAQAGYPNGFSTRVIKAFYLERDIALAVQRYLQEVGIRAELETPEIGRYVEYQRNGWRGVLLHFYGYFPNFNNYIRFYFTNSPEGFVSLKRPEGLERLVEESAATLTPQRHKLQQVHRLLMQDYTVIPVFMAMRTYVAWPEVRGTAHLTKSTWPWWEPANAWKARP; encoded by the coding sequence ATGCGGAAGATGGTCGCGTTGGCCGTTGGCGTGGCCCTGGCGGTGGTCCTGTCCATCCAGGGAGTGGTGGGTCTGGCGGGTCCTGCGGAGCGGCCCCAGCGGGGAGGGGTGCTTCGGGTGGCGGACGAACCCGCGGGAGGCCCCTTCGGGGTGCCGTGGATCATGCCCGTGTTCGGCATCATCGCCGCCATGCCCGTCTACGAGGCCCCGGTGTGGGTGGACGCGTATAACCGGGTCCTGCCGAGGCTCGCGGAGCGATGGGAGGTGGCTCCGGACAGGAAAGCCCTCATCCTCCGGCTGCGGCGGGGAGTCCTCTTCCACGACGGCACGGAGATGACGGCGGAGGCGGTGAAGTTCAGCTTGGAAGGGTACATCCAGGCCCGGCGGGTGCCTGCCTACATCAAGTCCGCGGACGTGCTGGACCGGTACACGGTGCGGGTGAACCTGGAGAAGTGGGACAACGGGATCTACATCTCGCTGAGCGCGGTTCTCATTACTTCCCCTGCCACCGTCCAGCGATTGGGGCAGGAGCGGGCCCAGTGGCAGCCGGTGGGCACGGGGCCGTTCCGGATCGTGCGATATGACCCGAACGCGTACGCGGATTATGTCCGGTTTAATCAATACTGGGATCGCGGGAAGCCCTACCTGGACCGCCTCGAGCTGCGGTTCATCCGGGACGAGCAGACGCGCAAAGCTGCTCTCCTGGCGCGCCAACTGGACATCGCCGGGTTCGGAGACCCTGCCATCATCGCAGAGCTTCGGGATACAGGGAGGTTCCAGCTCATCACCGGGCCTCCGGGAGCAGGGATCCTGATGATCATTCCGGACAGTGCGAATTCCGATTCTCCCTTCGCGGACCGGAGGGTTCGGGAAGCGGTCGCGTACGCGGTGGACCGGGATGCCATCGCCCGGGCGCTCGGTCGCGGGAACTGGCGCCCGTGGAATCAGATTGCGCACCCGTTCAGTCCTGCAGCCCTTCAGGACTACCCAGGACCCTCGTATAACCCTGCGCGGGCGAAGGAGCTGCTCGCCCAGGCGGGATATCCCAATGGGTTCAGCACCCGGGTCATCAAGGCCTTCTACCTGGAGCGGGACATTGCCCTGGCGGTCCAGCGGTATCTCCAGGAAGTCGGGATCCGGGCGGAGCTGGAGACGCCGGAGATCGGGCGGTACGTGGAGTACCAGCGGAACGGATGGCGGGGCGTCCTCCTTCACTTCTACGGCTACTTCCCGAACTTCAACAACTACATCCGGTTCTACTTCACGAACTCCCCGGAAGGGTTTGTCAGCCTGAAGCGTCCGGAGGGGCTGGAACGGCTGGTGGAGGAGTCTGCGGCGACCCTTACGCCCCAGCGGCACAAGCTCCAACAAGTTCATCGGCTGCTGATGCAGGATTACACGGTCATTCCGGTGTTCATGGCCATGCGGACC
- a CDS encoding PIG-L deacetylase family protein: protein MEPSRRLLVVSAHAADFVWRAGGAIATVTTRGGSALVVALSYGERGESGELWREPGQTIERVKAIRHEEASRAAEILGARFQSLDLGDYPLEVDRNALEKLAEIFREFEPDCVLTHAERDPLNPDHAVAFQATERARQLAAGAGVASAFRTVLPPRVFAFEPHQPELCGFVPDTFLDITPVYELKQKAMEAMASQKYLQEYYGAMAIRRANHARRLSGNSRIRYAEAFQRILPIVVEAL from the coding sequence GTGGAACCCAGCCGCAGGCTTCTTGTGGTCAGTGCCCACGCCGCGGATTTTGTGTGGCGCGCAGGCGGGGCCATCGCCACCGTGACCACCCGAGGCGGAAGCGCCCTGGTGGTGGCCCTCTCCTACGGCGAACGCGGGGAATCCGGGGAGCTTTGGCGGGAACCGGGGCAGACCATCGAGCGGGTGAAGGCCATCCGGCACGAGGAGGCGAGCCGGGCCGCGGAGATCCTGGGGGCCCGGTTCCAGAGCCTCGACCTGGGCGATTACCCCCTCGAGGTGGACCGGAACGCCCTGGAGAAGCTTGCAGAGATCTTCCGGGAGTTCGAGCCGGACTGTGTCCTCACCCACGCGGAACGGGATCCCCTGAACCCAGACCACGCGGTGGCCTTCCAGGCCACGGAACGCGCCCGGCAGCTCGCGGCGGGCGCGGGGGTGGCCAGCGCCTTCCGCACCGTTCTGCCTCCCCGGGTGTTCGCCTTCGAACCGCACCAGCCGGAGCTCTGCGGGTTCGTCCCGGACACCTTCCTGGACATCACGCCCGTGTACGAGCTCAAACAAAAGGCCATGGAGGCCATGGCCTCCCAGAAGTACCTGCAGGAGTACTATGGAGCCATGGCGATCCGCCGGGCCAACCACGCGCGGCGACTCTCAGGCAATTCCCGCATCCGGTACGCGGAAGCCTTCCAGCGCATCCTGCCCATCGTGGTGGAGGCCCTATGA